A single Flavobacterium sp. 1 DNA region contains:
- a CDS encoding NADH-quinone oxidoreductase subunit A encodes MQSEQLNYIPVFMQLVLAVGFVVGMIIISGKLGPKRLSENKDKNFECGIESVGNARIPFSVKYFIVAILFVLFDVEVIFLYPWAVNFKELGIEGMIKMVIFMMLLLVGFFYIIKKKALEWE; translated from the coding sequence ATGCAATCCGAACAATTAAACTATATCCCAGTCTTTATGCAGCTTGTTCTAGCTGTAGGATTTGTTGTAGGTATGATCATTATTTCAGGTAAATTAGGACCAAAAAGACTATCTGAAAATAAAGATAAAAACTTCGAATGCGGAATTGAATCAGTTGGAAATGCAAGAATACCTTTTTCGGTAAAATATTTCATAGTAGCTATCTTATTTGTTCTTTTTGATGTCGAGGTAATATTTTTATATCCTTGGGCAGTGAATTTCAAAGAGTTAGGCATCGAAGGAATGATAAAAATGGTTATCTTTATGATGTTGCTTTTAGTTGGCTTTTTCTACATCATCAAGAAGAAAGCCTTAGAATGGGAATAA
- the aspS gene encoding aspartate--tRNA ligase, whose product MYRSHNCGELNASHINTEVTLAGWVQKSRDKGFMNWVDLRDRYGITQLIFDESRSIKEVFETAKTLGREYVIQVKGTVIEREAKNKNIPTGEIEILVTELNILNAALTPPFTIEDETDGGEDIRMKYRYLDIRRNPVKNSLLFRHKVAMEVRKYLSDLDFCEVETPYLIKSTPEGARDFVVPSRMNEGQFYALPQSPQTFKQLLMVGGMDKYFQIVKCFRDEDLRADRQPEFTQIDCEMAFVEQEDILNVFEGLTRHLLKEIKGVDVDKFPRITYDYAMKTYGNDKPDIRFGMKFGELNEFAQHKDFPVFNTAELVVGIAVPEAGNYTRKEIDALIDWVKRPQVGASGMVYVKCNEDGTFKSSVDKFYDQEDLTNWAKTTGAKPGDMIFVLSGSADKTRAQLSALRMELATRLGLRNPAEFAPLWVIDFPLLEFDEESGRYHAMHHPFTSPKPEDMHLLETNPGKVRANAYDMVLNGNEIGGGSIRIHDKATQQLMFKYLGFTEEEAKAQFGFLMDAFQFGAPPHGGLAFGLDRLVAILGGQETIRDFIAFPKNNSGRDVMIDAPSVIDESQLKELHIKLDSNN is encoded by the coding sequence ATGTACAGAAGTCATAATTGCGGCGAATTAAATGCCTCACATATCAATACAGAAGTTACGCTTGCCGGTTGGGTTCAAAAATCTAGAGATAAAGGATTTATGAATTGGGTTGATTTACGCGACCGTTACGGAATTACTCAATTGATTTTTGACGAAAGCCGTTCTATAAAAGAAGTTTTTGAAACTGCCAAAACATTGGGACGCGAATATGTGATTCAGGTAAAAGGAACTGTTATTGAGCGTGAAGCCAAAAACAAAAACATTCCAACTGGTGAAATTGAAATATTAGTTACCGAACTTAATATATTAAACGCCGCTTTAACCCCTCCGTTTACTATTGAAGATGAAACTGACGGCGGTGAAGACATCCGAATGAAATACCGTTACTTGGACATTCGTAGAAATCCAGTAAAAAACAGTTTGCTTTTCCGCCACAAGGTAGCAATGGAAGTGCGTAAATACCTTTCGGATCTTGATTTCTGCGAAGTGGAAACTCCATACTTAATCAAATCAACTCCAGAAGGAGCAAGAGATTTTGTCGTTCCTTCCCGTATGAACGAAGGACAGTTTTATGCTTTACCGCAATCACCGCAAACTTTCAAACAATTATTGATGGTGGGCGGAATGGATAAATATTTTCAGATTGTAAAATGTTTCCGTGACGAGGATTTGCGTGCAGACCGTCAGCCAGAGTTTACGCAAATTGACTGCGAAATGGCTTTTGTGGAGCAAGAAGACATTTTGAATGTTTTTGAAGGTTTGACCCGTCATTTATTAAAAGAAATAAAAGGTGTAGATGTAGATAAATTCCCGAGAATTACCTACGATTACGCTATGAAAACCTACGGAAATGACAAACCGGACATTCGTTTCGGAATGAAATTTGGTGAATTAAATGAATTTGCACAGCACAAAGATTTCCCAGTTTTCAATACTGCCGAATTAGTTGTGGGAATAGCAGTTCCTGAAGCGGGAAATTATACCCGTAAGGAAATTGATGCTTTAATTGACTGGGTAAAACGTCCGCAAGTTGGCGCTAGCGGAATGGTTTATGTAAAATGTAACGAAGACGGCACTTTCAAATCATCAGTAGATAAGTTCTACGATCAGGAAGATTTAACCAATTGGGCAAAAACTACTGGAGCAAAACCGGGAGATATGATTTTTGTTCTTTCTGGATCTGCCGATAAAACAAGAGCACAATTAAGCGCACTACGTATGGAATTAGCTACTCGTTTGGGGTTAAGAAATCCAGCTGAATTTGCGCCTCTTTGGGTTATTGATTTTCCATTATTGGAATTTGATGAAGAAAGTGGACGTTATCATGCAATGCACCATCCATTTACATCTCCAAAACCGGAAGACATGCACTTATTAGAAACCAATCCCGGAAAAGTTCGTGCCAATGCCTACGATATGGTTTTAAACGGAAATGAAATTGGCGGTGGATCAATCCGTATTCATGATAAAGCGACACAACAGTTAATGTTTAAATATTTAGGTTTTACAGAAGAAGAAGCCAAAGCACAATTTGGATTCTTAATGGATGCCTTTCAATTTGGAGCACCTCCTCACGGTGGTTTGGCTTTTGGATTGGATCGTTTGGTTGCTATTTTAGGGGGGCAGGAAACAATTCGTGATTTTATTGCTTTTCCAAAAAACAACTCTGGGAGAGATGTAATGATTGATGCTCCATCTGTTATAGATGAATCTCAATTAAAGGAATTACATATTAAATTAGATTCAAACAATTAG
- a CDS encoding toxin-antitoxin system YwqK family antitoxin, giving the protein MKKIMILAAVLFSGAIFAQDAKPVLEPFGKKLKATYFYENGQVQQEGYFENGKLEGIWVSYNEAGDKIASGEYVAGVKTGKWFFWSQKTGKNSLCEVDFSNNKIEKVKNWRQDAFATSNE; this is encoded by the coding sequence ATGAAAAAGATTATGATTTTGGCCGCGGTATTATTTTCAGGAGCAATTTTTGCCCAAGATGCGAAACCGGTTTTGGAGCCTTTTGGTAAAAAATTAAAAGCGACTTATTTTTATGAAAATGGGCAAGTGCAACAGGAAGGATATTTTGAAAACGGAAAATTAGAAGGAATTTGGGTTTCTTATAACGAAGCTGGAGATAAAATTGCCTCAGGTGAATATGTTGCTGGAGTAAAAACAGGAAAATGGTTTTTTTGGTCACAAAAAACCGGAAAAAATAGTCTTTGTGAAGTAGATTTTTCTAATAATAAGATTGAAAAAGTTAAAAATTGGAGACAAGATGCTTTTGCAACTTCAAACGAATAG
- a CDS encoding cold-shock protein has protein sequence MRTGTVKFFNESKGYGFITDEETGKDIFVHASGINAEELREGDRVSYEEEEGRKGKVAAKVAVL, from the coding sequence ATGCGTACAGGTACAGTTAAATTTTTCAATGAATCTAAAGGTTACGGATTCATTACAGACGAAGAAACAGGAAAAGACATTTTTGTTCATGCTTCAGGCATCAACGCGGAAGAATTACGCGAAGGTGACAGAGTTAGCTATGAAGAAGAAGAAGGAAGAAAAGGTAAAGTTGCTGCTAAAGTAGCAGTACTTTAA
- a CDS encoding NADH-quinone oxidoreductase subunit C, with product MALETTEIQEKLIENFGSKVLQFNQEKDIFTFEVDSDIITAVILFLKNDSTLRFHFLTDLCAVHYPENDENRQFAVVYHLHNWYENKRIRIKSFLNGTNPEIKSLSNIFLCSNWMERETYDFYGINFIGHPQLKRILNMDEMISFPMRKEFPMEDSGRTDKDDRYFGRTIINQELKK from the coding sequence ATGGCATTAGAGACAACAGAAATTCAAGAGAAGTTAATCGAAAATTTTGGTTCAAAGGTTTTACAATTTAACCAGGAGAAAGATATTTTTACATTTGAAGTGGATTCGGATATCATTACAGCCGTTATCCTTTTTTTAAAGAATGATTCCACTTTACGTTTTCATTTTTTAACCGATTTATGCGCAGTACATTATCCCGAAAATGACGAAAACAGACAATTTGCTGTTGTTTATCATTTACACAATTGGTACGAAAATAAACGCATTAGAATTAAATCTTTCTTAAACGGCACCAATCCAGAAATTAAAAGTTTATCAAATATTTTTTTATGTTCCAATTGGATGGAAAGAGAAACGTATGATTTTTACGGAATAAACTTCATAGGACATCCTCAATTGAAGCGTATCTTGAATATGGACGAAATGATTTCTTTCCCAATGCGCAAAGAATTCCCTATGGAAGACAGTGGAAGAACGGATAAAGACGACAGGTATTTTGGTAGAACAATAATCAACCAAGAACTAAAAAAATAA
- a CDS encoding thiopeptide-type bacteriocin biosynthesis protein, whose product MKRDFCLGSEWLYYKIYTGVKTADIILLEKLNPVIQELRDENKIQKWFFIRYKDPEEHLRIRIYCANSENTSLIIAQLYPVLNTLLQDNIVWKVQTDTYQREMERYGKNTIEDSETLFWQDSEMILNYLSLKLNFTKNKMELIFSFLSIDSFLNSFSLSNIQKLTLMDELQASFKKEFDADKTLKKEMANHYKELSQEVQFFLSGTALNDFPKIYVAIQEKQNQTNKTILLIKDKLTIPLSDFLMSHIHMMMNRQYTSKQRMYELLIYDHLFRYYKSIEHFKTNK is encoded by the coding sequence ATGAAGAGAGATTTTTGCTTAGGAAGCGAATGGTTATACTATAAAATCTATACTGGCGTTAAAACTGCCGATATCATTTTACTTGAAAAACTAAATCCAGTAATACAAGAATTAAGAGACGAAAATAAAATCCAAAAATGGTTTTTCATTAGATACAAAGACCCTGAGGAGCATCTTAGAATTCGAATTTATTGTGCAAATTCAGAAAACACATCCCTTATTATTGCGCAATTGTACCCTGTTTTAAACACATTACTCCAAGATAATATTGTTTGGAAAGTTCAAACAGATACTTATCAAAGAGAAATGGAACGATATGGAAAAAACACTATTGAAGATTCCGAAACTTTATTCTGGCAGGATAGCGAAATGATATTAAATTATCTATCTCTAAAATTAAATTTTACAAAAAATAAGATGGAATTAATTTTTAGTTTTCTTTCGATTGACAGTTTTTTAAATTCATTTTCGTTAAGTAATATTCAGAAATTGACTTTAATGGATGAATTACAAGCTTCTTTCAAAAAGGAATTTGATGCAGATAAAACTCTTAAAAAAGAAATGGCTAACCATTATAAAGAATTGTCTCAGGAAGTACAGTTTTTCTTGTCGGGAACAGCTTTAAATGATTTTCCTAAAATTTATGTAGCGATACAAGAAAAACAAAATCAAACTAATAAAACAATCTTGTTAATAAAAGATAAATTAACAATTCCATTATCTGATTTTCTAATGAGTCATATTCACATGATGATGAATCGTCAATACACATCAAAACAAAGAATGTATGAGTTATTAATCTATGATCATTTATTCAGATACTACAAAAGCATTGAGCACTTTAAAACCAATAAATAA
- a CDS encoding NAD(P)H-dependent oxidoreductase subunit E has protein sequence MVHTHYKQEINMTEGLMSRINELISHYPEDKRKSALLPVLHEVQDAHDNWLSIELQDKVAEILHIKPIEVYEVVTFYTMYNQRPIGKYMFEFCQTSPCCLNGVEDLMDYTCGKLGVPVGEPTADGLFEVRGVECLGACGYAPMMQLGDFYKEHLNKEKIDQLIADCKDDKIILHDK, from the coding sequence ATGGTACACACACATTACAAACAAGAAATAAACATGACTGAAGGATTGATGTCCCGCATCAATGAATTAATCAGCCATTACCCAGAAGATAAAAGAAAATCAGCTTTACTTCCCGTTTTACATGAAGTTCAAGACGCACACGACAATTGGCTGAGTATTGAACTGCAAGATAAAGTTGCCGAAATTTTACATATCAAACCTATAGAAGTGTATGAAGTAGTTACTTTTTACACGATGTATAACCAAAGACCAATTGGCAAATACATGTTTGAATTTTGTCAAACTTCTCCTTGCTGTTTAAACGGTGTAGAGGATTTGATGGATTATACCTGCGGAAAATTAGGTGTTCCTGTTGGAGAACCAACAGCTGACGGTCTTTTTGAAGTTAGAGGAGTTGAATGTTTAGGTGCTTGCGGATATGCTCCAATGATGCAATTGGGAGATTTTTACAAAGAACATTTGAACAAAGAAAAAATCGACCAGTTAATTGCCGATTGTAAAGACGATAAAATAATATTACACGATAAATAA
- a CDS encoding lantibiotic dehydratase family protein — MNKYKVLPFQHYVLRTPLFPISFYSNLAANYSFENLLLQLENDYVREAIHLASPELLSALGKCKSNPSTVSDKKKLALELSFLKYLSRMSARCTPFGIFAGCTVGKITPETNITLESQENHSRHTQFDMQFWVALLQDFSRRKEVIPHLKYYPNTSIYELGNFYRFVEYKYIKTKREHHISAIRKSDLLALLLAKTKSGITVPEMICLLADDGSETEEALEYINQLIDFQFLVSELDATVTGDDDWGSVFTILNKIPALKEECELLQKIKEQFSALDASLNPFENKYEKIKTEIQKLGIEYDNKYLFQTDLNTTDFVNTLSDNVSRKVLQAIRFLNGIQKQKESVNQIHFIKAFTKRYESREMPLTTVLDTETGIGYLQNQEMNDTHDLLEQFSFATKISDEKNQNWTDFDFILETKLQESLLKKENIITLSEKDFPEFDHNWNNAPATFSVMIECLRKDEREIIAIESSGSISAAKLLARFCNGNKAIHNLSSEIIQKETIYHKDKILAEIVHIPESRTGNILRRPVLREFEIPYLSNSGVPAEYQIGLDDLMVSIKNDTIVLRSKKHNKEIIPCLSNAHNYSNKSLPIYHFLADLQSQNVKPIYSFSWGVLESHYNYFPRVVYRDIILSKARWSVTKKEMESFYKQNSSSLVEIFTIWRTMRNIPQYVNWIHFDNTLLIDFKNEIGIQLFLKSIQSQNIIDLEEFLFTEESVVKDKNGENFANQIILSFYKEQT; from the coding sequence ATGAACAAATACAAAGTTCTGCCTTTCCAACACTATGTTTTAAGAACTCCATTATTTCCAATTTCTTTCTACAGCAATTTAGCAGCCAATTATTCATTCGAAAACCTTTTGCTACAGTTAGAAAATGACTATGTTCGAGAAGCTATTCACTTAGCTTCTCCTGAACTGCTCTCAGCTTTAGGCAAATGTAAATCAAACCCATCAACCGTATCTGATAAAAAAAAGCTAGCTTTAGAACTCAGCTTTCTTAAATATTTATCCAGAATGTCTGCTCGCTGTACTCCTTTCGGAATATTTGCAGGTTGTACAGTGGGAAAAATAACTCCAGAGACAAACATTACACTTGAATCTCAAGAAAACCACTCTCGGCATACACAATTTGACATGCAGTTTTGGGTAGCCTTATTGCAAGACTTTTCGAGACGAAAAGAGGTCATCCCACATTTAAAATATTATCCTAATACTTCAATTTATGAATTAGGTAACTTTTATCGATTTGTAGAATACAAATACATAAAAACAAAAAGAGAACACCATATTTCGGCAATACGTAAATCCGATTTACTAGCTCTTTTATTGGCCAAAACCAAATCAGGCATAACTGTTCCTGAAATGATTTGTTTATTAGCTGATGATGGTTCCGAAACTGAAGAAGCATTAGAATATATCAATCAACTCATCGATTTTCAATTTCTAGTAAGCGAATTGGATGCAACGGTAACAGGAGATGACGATTGGGGCAGCGTTTTTACTATTCTGAATAAAATTCCAGCTTTAAAAGAGGAATGCGAACTTTTGCAAAAAATAAAAGAACAGTTTTCAGCATTAGACGCAAGTCTAAATCCTTTCGAAAATAAGTACGAGAAAATAAAAACTGAAATTCAAAAATTAGGTATTGAATATGACAACAAATATCTTTTTCAAACAGATTTAAACACAACTGATTTTGTAAATACATTAAGCGACAACGTATCTAGAAAAGTACTTCAAGCCATTCGATTTTTAAATGGAATTCAGAAACAAAAAGAATCTGTGAATCAAATCCATTTCATTAAGGCATTTACCAAAAGATATGAATCAAGAGAAATGCCTTTGACCACAGTCTTAGACACGGAGACTGGTATTGGCTATCTTCAAAATCAAGAGATGAACGACACTCATGATCTTTTAGAACAATTCTCATTTGCAACTAAAATTTCAGACGAAAAAAATCAAAATTGGACTGATTTTGACTTTATTTTGGAAACAAAACTGCAGGAATCTCTTTTAAAAAAAGAAAACATCATAACCCTCTCTGAAAAAGATTTTCCTGAATTTGACCATAATTGGAATAATGCTCCTGCAACCTTTTCGGTCATGATAGAATGTTTAAGAAAGGATGAACGTGAAATTATTGCAATAGAGTCTTCGGGCAGTATAAGTGCCGCAAAATTACTTGCCCGTTTTTGTAATGGCAATAAAGCAATTCACAACTTAAGTTCAGAAATCATACAAAAGGAAACGATCTATCATAAAGATAAAATTCTAGCCGAAATCGTTCATATTCCAGAATCGAGAACTGGAAATATTTTAAGAAGACCCGTTTTAAGAGAATTTGAAATTCCTTATTTATCAAATTCAGGAGTACCCGCAGAATATCAAATTGGGCTGGATGATTTAATGGTCTCCATTAAAAATGACACTATTGTATTACGTTCTAAAAAACACAATAAAGAAATCATTCCATGCTTGTCAAACGCACATAATTATTCCAATAAATCATTGCCCATTTATCACTTTTTGGCTGATTTACAGTCCCAAAATGTAAAACCAATTTATAGTTTCTCATGGGGAGTCTTAGAAAGCCATTATAACTATTTCCCAAGGGTCGTATACAGAGATATCATTCTTAGCAAAGCAAGATGGAGCGTAACCAAAAAAGAAATGGAATCTTTTTATAAACAAAACAGCTCTTCTCTAGTGGAAATCTTTACAATTTGGCGAACTATGCGTAACATTCCCCAATATGTAAATTGGATACATTTTGACAATACTCTTTTAATCGATTTTAAGAATGAAATTGGAATTCAGCTATTCTTAAAATCAATACAAAGTCAAAATATAATCGACTTAGAAGAATTTTTATTTACAGAAGAATCAGTTGTTAAAGATAAAAACGGAGAAAACTTCGCCAATCAAATTATACTTTCATTTTATAAAGAACAAACTTAG
- a CDS encoding NADH-quinone oxidoreductase subunit B, translating into MSDSKINMVAPPEGVVGEGFFATKLNDVVGLARANSLWPLPFATSCCGIEFMATMASHYDLARFGSERVSFSPRQADMLLVMGTISKKMAPILRQVYEQMAEPRWVIAVGACASSGGIFDTYSVLQGIDKVIPVDVYVPGCPPRPEQIVDGVMKLQELVKSESVRRRSSPEYKELLASYNIQ; encoded by the coding sequence ATGAGTGATTCAAAAATAAATATGGTTGCCCCGCCAGAAGGTGTTGTTGGAGAAGGATTCTTTGCCACAAAACTGAATGACGTTGTTGGATTAGCACGTGCCAATTCGCTTTGGCCATTACCATTTGCAACATCTTGTTGCGGAATCGAATTTATGGCAACAATGGCTTCACATTATGATTTAGCGCGTTTTGGGTCTGAAAGAGTGAGTTTCTCTCCTCGCCAAGCCGACATGCTATTGGTAATGGGAACTATTTCAAAAAAAATGGCTCCTATTTTACGTCAAGTATACGAACAAATGGCCGAACCTAGATGGGTAATCGCTGTCGGTGCCTGCGCATCATCAGGAGGAATTTTCGATACTTACTCCGTATTGCAGGGAATTGACAAAGTAATACCTGTTGATGTATATGTTCCTGGCTGTCCTCCGCGTCCTGAACAAATTGTAGATGGCGTTATGAAATTACAAGAATTAGTAAAAAGCGAATCTGTAAGAAGAAGAAGCTCACCTGAATACAAAGAATTATTGGCATCTTACAACATTCAATAA
- a CDS encoding S8 family peptidase, with amino-acid sequence MQTWHQKDYQQDTIPGISLDKWYSLNKKKPKSKSIIVAVIDTQIDLNHEDLQGQIWTNPNEIPNNGIDDDKNGYIDDINGWSFTGTKSGGYVVWNRYEYVRIVKDWESLFKNKTESQIGTQDLYKYKEYQRALKTLEEKDKYYQNWLKSLKHSVAIYPLVKDTLKHFFPKEDYTYEQLDSMYKKYKINDKRYRQRRDDNDKDLGALIDYMMGNLEVNEKTLEDIKDKEIQLDSVVNKNLNLNYNERLSIGDNPTILEKGYGNNKVSNTIKGVRTIQDHNTMVSGIIAANRNNSKGIKGIAQNVKVMPLNISPSGDEHDKDITMAIRYAVDNGAKIINMSFGKEFTMHKEWVYEAFKYAEKHNVLLVHSAGNDSQSVDENPSYPSDISYDGSKEMCNNFINVGSITHKLSSTFVSDFTNYGKQNVDLFAPGDKIYTTGAGNIYKTESGTSLAAPMVSGTAALIWSYYPNLTATEVKQIILDSGTAYDLEVLVPGIKDKKVPFSELSKSGKVLNVYNAMQMAEKVSKHKK; translated from the coding sequence ATGCAAACATGGCATCAAAAAGACTACCAGCAAGATACTATCCCAGGAATTTCTCTGGATAAATGGTATAGTCTAAACAAAAAGAAACCCAAAAGTAAAAGCATCATTGTTGCAGTAATCGACACTCAAATCGATTTGAATCACGAAGATTTACAAGGCCAAATATGGACAAACCCCAATGAAATTCCAAACAATGGTATTGATGATGACAAAAACGGCTATATAGACGACATCAATGGCTGGAGTTTTACAGGAACAAAAAGTGGTGGCTATGTTGTATGGAATAGATATGAATACGTGCGAATCGTAAAAGATTGGGAATCATTATTTAAGAATAAAACAGAATCTCAGATCGGCACTCAAGACTTGTATAAATATAAAGAATACCAAAGGGCATTAAAAACACTGGAAGAAAAAGACAAGTATTATCAAAATTGGTTAAAATCCTTAAAGCACAGTGTAGCCATCTATCCCTTGGTAAAAGATACCTTAAAACATTTTTTTCCTAAAGAAGATTATACCTATGAACAACTGGATAGTATGTATAAAAAATATAAAATAAATGATAAAAGGTACAGACAGAGACGTGATGACAATGATAAAGATCTTGGAGCATTAATCGATTATATGATGGGTAATCTTGAAGTTAATGAAAAAACTTTAGAGGATATAAAAGACAAAGAAATTCAACTAGACTCTGTTGTCAATAAAAATTTGAATTTAAATTATAACGAACGACTCTCTATTGGTGATAATCCAACAATCCTAGAAAAAGGATATGGTAATAACAAAGTTAGCAATACGATAAAAGGTGTAAGAACTATTCAAGATCATAACACAATGGTATCTGGTATTATTGCTGCGAACAGGAATAATAGCAAAGGAATAAAAGGGATTGCACAGAATGTAAAAGTCATGCCCTTGAACATTTCTCCATCGGGAGACGAACATGACAAAGACATCACTATGGCGATTCGCTATGCTGTGGATAATGGTGCAAAAATAATCAATATGTCCTTTGGTAAAGAATTCACAATGCACAAAGAATGGGTTTATGAGGCTTTTAAATATGCTGAAAAACACAATGTACTACTCGTTCACAGTGCAGGAAATGATAGTCAAAGTGTAGATGAAAACCCCTCTTATCCTAGTGATATTAGCTATGATGGTTCTAAAGAAATGTGTAACAATTTCATCAATGTAGGTTCTATAACCCACAAACTAAGCAGTACATTTGTGTCAGATTTTACTAATTATGGAAAGCAAAATGTAGATTTATTTGCCCCTGGAGATAAAATTTACACCACAGGAGCAGGCAATATTTATAAAACGGAGTCTGGCACTTCACTTGCGGCTCCAATGGTTTCTGGAACCGCTGCATTAATCTGGTCGTACTATCCAAACCTTACAGCGACTGAAGTCAAACAAATCATTCTGGATTCGGGTACTGCTTATGATTTAGAAGTTCTAGTTCCGGGGATAAAAGACAAAAAAGTTCCTTTCTCGGAATTATCCAAATCCGGAAAAGTATTAAATGTATATAATGCTATGCAAATGGCTGAGAAAGTGAGTAAACATAAAAAGTAA
- a CDS encoding NADH-quinone oxidoreductase subunit D — MSELLLPPEHRYAKIIKERHNEDGSELSILNLGPTHPATHGIFQNILLMDGEKILEAEPTIGYIHRAFEKIAENRPFYQITPLTDRMNYCSSPINNMGWWMTLEKLLDIEVPKRAQYLRVIIMELARITDHLICNSILGVDTGAYTGFLYVFQFREKVYEIYEEICGARLTTNMGRIGGFERDWSPEAFRKLDDFLRDFPIAWKEFENLFERNRIFIDRTVNVGAISAEKAMAYGFTGPNLRAAGVDYDVRVAQPYSSYEDFDFIVPVGKSGDTYDRFCVRNAEVWESLSIIRQALDKMPEGNEYHAEVPEYYLPPKEDVYTNMESLIYHFKIVMGEIPVPVAEIYHPVEGGNGELGFYLVTDGSRTPYRLHFRRPCFIFYQAYPEMIKGSMLSDAIVILSSLNVIAGELDA; from the coding sequence ATGTCAGAACTATTATTACCACCAGAGCATCGCTATGCTAAAATAATCAAAGAGCGACACAATGAAGACGGAAGCGAGCTTTCTATTCTGAATTTAGGTCCAACGCATCCTGCAACGCATGGTATTTTCCAAAATATCCTGTTGATGGATGGTGAAAAAATTCTTGAAGCTGAGCCAACTATTGGTTACATTCACAGAGCTTTTGAAAAAATTGCCGAAAACCGTCCCTTTTACCAAATCACGCCTCTTACCGATAGAATGAACTACTGTTCATCTCCTATCAACAATATGGGATGGTGGATGACATTAGAAAAATTATTGGATATTGAAGTTCCTAAAAGAGCTCAATACCTGAGAGTTATTATAATGGAATTGGCTCGTATTACCGATCACTTGATTTGTAATTCCATTCTAGGTGTTGATACCGGAGCTTACACTGGATTCCTTTATGTATTTCAATTTAGAGAAAAAGTATACGAAATTTACGAAGAAATTTGCGGAGCCCGTCTTACTACTAATATGGGAAGAATTGGCGGTTTCGAAAGAGACTGGTCACCAGAAGCTTTTAGAAAACTAGATGACTTTTTAAGAGATTTCCCAATTGCTTGGAAAGAATTTGAAAACTTATTCGAAAGAAACAGAATATTTATCGATAGAACTGTAAATGTTGGAGCTATCTCTGCTGAAAAAGCAATGGCTTATGGATTTACAGGACCAAATTTACGTGCTGCAGGTGTCGATTACGATGTACGTGTAGCACAGCCTTACAGTTCTTATGAAGATTTTGATTTTATAGTTCCAGTAGGAAAATCTGGAGACACTTACGACCGTTTCTGCGTTAGAAACGCTGAAGTTTGGGAAAGTTTAAGCATTATCCGTCAAGCATTAGATAAAATGCCAGAAGGAAATGAATACCATGCCGAAGTTCCAGAATATTACCTTCCTCCAAAAGAAGACGTTTATACCAATATGGAATCATTGATATACCATTTCAAAATTGTGATGGGTGAAATTCCTGTTCCAGTTGCCGAAATTTACCATCCCGTAGAAGGAGGAAATGGAGAATTAGGATTTTATTTAGTGACAGACGGAAGCAGAACCCCTTATAGATTGCATTTTAGAAGACCTTGCTTTATTTTTTATCAAGCTTATCCGGAAATGATTAAAGGATCAATGTTATCTGATGCGATTGTTATTTTATCGAGTTTAAATGTTATTGCAGGAGAATTAGACGCATAA
- a CDS encoding DUF4242 domain-containing protein, which produces MPKYVIEREIPNAGNLTPEQLKEISNASCDVLRKMGPEIQWKHSYVTDDKIYCVYIAPNEEMIREHASQGGFPANKISLVSEIIDPVTAE; this is translated from the coding sequence ATGCCAAAGTATGTTATTGAAAGAGAAATTCCTAACGCAGGGAATTTGACACCAGAACAATTAAAGGAGATTTCGAATGCGTCTTGCGATGTCTTAAGAAAAATGGGACCGGAAATACAATGGAAACACAGTTATGTGACTGATGATAAGATTTATTGTGTTTACATTGCCCCAAATGAAGAAATGATTCGGGAACATGCAAGTCAAGGTGGGTTTCCCGCTAATAAAATCAGCCTAGTTTCTGAAATAATTGATCCAGTTACTGCGGAATAG